Proteins found in one Plasmodium sp. gorilla clade G2 genome assembly, chromosome: 14 genomic segment:
- a CDS encoding adenylyl cyclase alpha, which yields MESMKNRPLKESLKFTNKMHLALIKRYFMSLIFIMLSYIMIEIIYISKESKNPMNYFIYNLDLIIFDEFYEKEFLKALYFYSTIQKNKRDEEYLISIKSKRKLQNFISKKEIDISGINYLLWDFSNISHNNLLKFVSPSSASQNVEEEIILDHTIKNLNELRYFETKIYESKDFIFYINIKRYIERIIKNIIILKIFIIIFSFIILFYFTCELNVLLFPIESILKKLKLMKSNPTLALEMQEELLNHELKNILINTKLKRKRIKENYEILKMEENLMKLGTLMLLGFGEAGAKIISKNINEQERVNLLINGEIVYSVFSFCDIRNFTEITEVLKEKIMIFINLIAEIIHECCDFYGGTINKNIGDAFLLVWKYQKKEFSNKKMNIFKSLNNNYDEYSEKENINRICDLAFLSTVQTLIKLRKSEKIHIFLNSENMDELIKNNILELSFGLHFGWAIEGAIGSSYKIDLSYLSENVNIASRLQEISKIYKNNIVISGDFYDNMSEKFKNSLRKIDRVTLKGCRNPLSLYTFDICLNKITKKVNMENFDANPHFDIKLLKVFDDIKKKAERKKRKKEVLNLSYNLYEEYARNEDIKFIKIQYPKDYLEQFKIALESYLIGKWNVSKNILEYLKKNNIFEDQIVNQLWNFLSMNNFLAPNDWCGYRKFLQKS from the exons ATGGAAAGTATGAAGAATAGACCATTGAag gaAAGTTTAAAGTTTACAAATAAAATGCATTTAGCTCTTATCAAAAGATATTTCAtgtctttaatttttataatgttaTCTTATATAATGATAGAAATA ATATATATCTCCAAGGAAAGCAAAAACCCAATGAATTATTTCATCTATAATTTGGATct TATAATATTTGATGAATTTTATGAAAAGGAATTTTTAAAAGCTCTATACTTTTATAGT ACTATtcagaaaaataaaagagaTGAGGAATATTTAATAAGTATTAAATCAAAAAGGAAATTGCAAAATTTTATTAGCAAGAAGGAAATAGATATATCAGGAATTAATTACCTTCTTTGGGATTTCTCAAACATATCACAt AATAATCTATTAAAATTTGTTAGTCCTTCAAGTGCTAGCCAAAATGTCGAAGAAGAAATTATTTTGGACCATACAATTAAGAACTTAA atgAATTGAGATACTTTGAAACAAAGATATATGAATCCAaagattttatattttatataaatataaagagaTATATagaaagaattattaaaaatattataatattgaaaatatttattataata ttttcttttataatattgttcTATTTTACGTGCGAATTAAATGTCTTATTATTTCCTATAGAAAGcatattgaaaaaattaaaacttatgaa aTCAAATCCGACCCTAGCTTTGGAGATGCaagaagaattattaaatcACGAGTTGAAAAATATACTAATAAACACAAAATTGAAGAG gaaaagaattaaagaaaattatgaaattttaaaaatggaaGAAAACTTAATGAAATTAGGAACATTAATGTTATTAG GTTTTGGTGAAGCAGGAGCTAAAataatttcaaaaaatattaatgaacAAGAAAGAGTAAATTTATTGATCAATGGTGAAATTGTTTATTCtgttttttcattttgcGACATACGAAATTTTACAGAAATAACAGAagttttaaaagaaaag ATTATGATTTTCATAAATTTGATTGCTGAAATAATACACGAGTGTTGTGATTTTTATGGTGGAacaataaacaaaaatattggTGATGCATTTTTATTAGTTTggaaatatcaaaaaaaagaattttcgaataaaaaaatgaatatttttaagtctctaaataataattatgatgaatattcagaaaaagaaaatataaatagaatATGCGATTTGGCATTTCTATCAACAGTGCAAACGTTAATTAAACTTAGAaag tcggaaaaaatacatatatttctaaATAGTGAAAATATGGATGagttaattaaaaataacattttGGAGTTAAGTTTTGGACTTCATTTTGGATGGGCTATAGAAGGAGCAATAGGAAGTAGTTACAAAATtgatttatcatatttatcagaaaatgtaaatatagcTAGTCGATTACAAGAGAtttctaaaatatataaaaacaatattgTTATATCAGGAGATTTCTACGATAATATGTCAGAAAAATTtaaa aatTCTCTTAGAAAAATCGATAGGGTTACTCTTAAAGGATGTAGGAACCCATTAagtttatatacatttgatATATGTCTTAATAag attaCGAAGAAAGTTAATATGGAAAATTTTGACGCCAATCCCCATTTTGACATAAAACTTTTAAAg GTatttgatgatataaaaaagaaagccgaacgaaaaaaaagaaaaaaagaagttCTTAATCTTTCATATAAT cTTTATGAAGAATATGCAAGAAATGAGGACATAAAATTCATAAAGATACAGTATCCTAAAGATTATTTGGAGCAATTCAAAATTGCCCTTGAATCATATTTAATAGGGAAATGGAAtgtatcaaaaaatatactagaatatttaaaaaaaaataatatttttgaagaTCAAATTGTTAATCAGCTGTGGAACTTTTTGAGTATGAACAATTTTCTTGCACCCAATGATTGGTGTGGATATAGAAAATTTTTACAAAagtcataa
- a CDS encoding GTPase-activating protein, putative, giving the protein MVYSSNDDITLDNRKDVIINNAEKKNINLDKRRSCNYEYDEEENDDIIKNNERIISGDEKKIYISNNEGKAKNNLNDPNILEKGTSRSSSSNIFKNIDKKHDRKENDSLKDKEKRDNMREEKDYYVIDKQVNISNTHKIDVEMEKIKNNDLRMNNEEINFDDENKRNNIFDIKKSISTNDNIKYKSDSHKKDFVNTNETGRKDMNIIYDNNYEWDINDNNNINNEYLRYEKNHIINNGHINKNVKNDDNNIYYENNENPYKKECIPTDEHIKMDKVIVDIKDEKKEEKNNFISNKDERKNIISNKEEKNNFISNKDEKKNFISNKEEKNNFISNKEENGKKNKEHVINKVEEAPGYEYSHNIIYHELYVELLHVNKNLQNEIKNLKKIIEMQKILIKSKEEVFLDHLNEKNKMSNKKLMNHNYFLNFFNKKKKKSKEYKTPFKEEYEEEEDDDDIGYVVDRKKQTYFDVNKNYHEGKRELEEEIHNVSEEHFDKKGSYLECEKIYNDDEDMFEYDMDIIYEKEENKNNKYIKLPSIDNNDFSELTDRDMDSLYADNNNNNMNNNRNNNMNNNMNNNMKNNRNNNSNNNNNSNIINVENNDDVYFFNDEKEENNYSRKYEFEQSMLYNIEVEDESCNNSMTIQEITCLTFWYEEILPLVNNDKKKNLLINRMITNYMPNSIKGYFWEMCIKNKLNLTEYFVQILIKNTNFIQAYVYTNNRQYHNHVSRYFKSLIVLRNNSLNIKEETNENDQDNTQKPNDDNISFDSNKFHINEHDKYYEQNDNIFSEPKNMFDNKKNDLFDNKKNDPFDNKKNDPFDNKKNDLFDNKKDDPFDNKKDDHFDNKKDDPFDSKNDNHFDNKKDDHLSDEKMNNIPNSNANINLLQKFSVQKFFYQILIDLDRTMYIITKNKEYFAKYNIQTDNVLSSVNLSDMKKKLNTLLQMYVLFKPELGYVQGMSYIALVFLLYTNLEKAFVHFANFMERKDIYNLYSFNKEEIKIYIYTIKQILTKRNIEVYKEIIKHYNIDNIFIQWIYTIFLTCLPFNIYIRLFDIYTFNEKIIYEVIICIFTYFNKYHPTDNVDIIIKDLSSFAFNSYIKEEKFWNLLKKIKIKKRKILYYKDKYFNKMNSKDDDCSIEK; this is encoded by the exons ATGGTTTATTCAtcaaatgatgatataacaTTAGATAATAGAAAAGatgttataattaataatgcagaaaaaaaaaatataaatttagatAAAAGAAGGAGTTGTAATTATGAATATGATGAGGAAGAAAATGAtgacataataaaaaataatgaaagaaTTATAAGTGGagatgagaaaaaaatatatatatcaaataatgaAGGGAAagcaaaaaataatttaaatgatcCTAATATTCTAGAGAAAGGAACAAGTAGAAGTTCTTCaagtaatatttttaaaaatattgataaaaaacatgatagaaaagaaaatgatagtTTAAAAGACAAAGAAAAAAGAGATAATATGAGAGAAGAAAAGGATTATTATGTTATAGATAAACAAGTGAATATTTCGAATACACATAAAATAGATGTAGAAATGGagaagataaaaaataatgatctTAGAatgaataatgaagaaattaattttgatgatgaaaataaaagaaataatatatttgatataaaGAAGAGTATATctacaaatgataatataaaatataaaagtgaTAGTCATAAGAAAGATTTTGTTAATACAAATGAAACAGGAAGGAAggatatgaatattatatatgataataattatgaatgggatataaatgataataataatataaataatgaatatttgaggtatgaaaaaaatcatataattaataatgggcatattaataaaaatgtaaagaacgatgataataatatctattatgaaaataatgagaaCCCCTATAAAAAGGAATGTATTCCAACAGATGAGCATATTAAAATGGATAAGGTTATAGTagatataaaagatgaaaagaaggaagaaaaaaacaactttatttcaaataaagatgaaagaaaaaacattatttcaaataaagaagaaaaaaacaactttatttcaaataaagatgaaaaaaaaaactttatttcgaataaagaagaaaaaaacaacTTTATTTcgaataaagaagaaaatgggaaaaaaaataaagaacatGTAATAAATAAGGTTGAAGAGGCACCTGGATATGAATACagtcataatattatttaccaTGAATTATATGTAGAGTTATTACATGTAAATAAGAATTTACAGAATGAGAttaagaatttaaaaaagattATTGAAATgcaaaaaattttaatcaAAAGTAAAGAAGAAGTTTTTCTAGatcatttaaatgaaaaaaataaaatgagtaataaaaaattgatgaatcataattatttcttaaatttctttaataaaaagaaaaagaaaagtaaGGAATACAAAACACCATTTAAAGAAGAATATGAAGAAGAGGAAGATGATGACGATATAGGATATGTGGTTGATAGAAAGAAGCAAACATATTTCGATGtgaataaaaattatcatgAAGGAAAAAGAGAACTAGAAGAAGAAATTCATAATGTTTCTGAAGAACATTTTGATAAGAAAGGTTCTTATTTAGAatgtgaaaaaatatataatgatgatgaagatatgTTTGAATATGATatggatataatatatgaaaaagaggaaaataaaaataacaaatatataaaattaccatctatagataataatgatttttCAGAATTGACTGATAGGGATATGGATTCACTATACgcagataataataataataatatgaacaataataggaacaataatatgaacaataatatgaacaataatatgaaaaataataggaacaataatagtaataataataacaatagtaatattattaatgttgaaaataatgatgatgtttatttttttaatgatgaaaaagaagaaaataattattcaagGAAATATGAATTTGAACAAtctatgttatataatattgaagTAGAAGATGAATCATGTAATAATTCGATGACAATACAAGAAATTACATGTTTAACATTTTGGTATGAAGAAATATTACCATTagtaaataatgataaaaaaaagaatttattaattaatagaATGATAACAAATTATATGCCTAATTCTATAAAAGGATATTTTTGGGAAATgtgtattaaaaataaattaaatctTACTGAATATTTTGttcaaatattaataaaaaataccaATTTTATACAAGCATATGTATATACTAATAATAGACAATATCATAATCATGTTTCTAGATATTTTAAATCCTTAATTGTATTAAGAAATAAtagtttaaatataaaagaagaaacaaatgaaaatgatcAAGATAATACACAAAAAccaaatgatgataatatatcatttgatAGTAATAAATTTCATATTAATGAAcatgataaatattatgaacaaaatgataatattttttctgaacccaaaaatatgtttgataataaaaaaaatgacctttttgataataaaaaaaatgacccatttgataataaaaaaaatgacccttttgataataaaaaaaatgacctttttgataataaaaaagatgacccttttgataataaaaaagatgaccattttgataataaaaaagatgacCCTTTTGATAGTAAAAATGATAACcattttgataataaaaaagatgacCATTTGAGTGatgaaaaaatgaataatattccTAATTCTAATGCTAATATAAACTTACTTCAGAAATTTTCAGTACAAAAATTCTTCTATCAAATATTAATAGATTTAGATAGAactatgtatataataacaaaaaacaaagaatattttgcaaaatataatattcaaaCTGATAATGTTTTATCATCTGTTAATTTATcggatatgaaaaaaaaattaaatacacTCTTGCAAATGTATGTCCTTTTTAAACCAGAATTAGG tTATGTTCAAGGCATGTCATATATCGCCCtcgtatttttattatatactaaCTTAGAAAAGGCATTTGTCCATTTTGCAAATTTTAtg gaGAGGaaagatatttataatttatatagttttaataaagaagaaataaaaatttacatttatacAATTAAACAGATTCTTACGAAAAGAAATATAGAAGTATACAAAGAAATTATcaaacattataatatagataatatatttattcagtGGATATATACAATCTTTTTAAC GTGTTTACCttttaacatttatataagatTGTTtgacatatatacatttaatgaaaaaataatatacgag GTCATTATTTGCATATTCAcctattttaataaatatcatcCAACTGATAAtgttgatattattataaaagattTATCTTCCTTTGCTTTTAATTCGTATATTAAG GAGGAAAAGTTTTggaatttgttaaaaaaaattaaaataaaaaaaaggaaaatcttgtattataaagataaatattttaacaaaATGAATAGTAAAg atgATGATTGCAGCATAGAAAAATAA